A DNA window from Lachancea thermotolerans CBS 6340 chromosome G complete sequence contains the following coding sequences:
- the TVP23 gene encoding Tvp23p (similar to uniprot|P38962 Saccharomyces cerevisiae YDR084C TVP23 Integral membrane protein localized to vesicles along with the v-SNARE Tlg2p green fluorescent protein (GFP)-fusion protein localizes to the cytoplasm in a punctate pattern) — protein sequence MDHVKNFYQTILKSSHPLVLSLHILGKAAPIVFYLIGSLFMSFTAQFITVLLLLAVDFYLTKNINGRKLVQLRWWYDSSNSKESPLTFESYKAYAPGPPINPIDSRLFWWSLYASPALWVVFGILCIFQLKFLYLVLIVLAVCLTGWNLHGFRDCDKWDPAVSSTETEPWFQLPNLASFENMGRLARVQNFFRSG from the coding sequence ATGGACCATGTCAAGAACTTCTACCAGACGATTCTGAAGTCCTCGCACCCACTCGTGTTGAGCTTGCATATACTGGGGAAAGCCGCGCCAATTGTGTTCTATTTGATAGGGTCCCTGTTCATGAGCTTCACGGCACAGTTCATCACGGTACTGCTACTTCTTGCGGTGGACTTCTACCTGACAAAAAACATCAATGGGCGCAAACTGGTACAGCTGCGGTGGTGGTACGACTCGTCGAATTCCAAAGAGAGTCCGTTGACCTTCGAATCATACAAAGCGTACGCTCCGGGCCCCCCTATCAACCCTATCGATTCGAGACTGTTCTGGTGGTCGTTGTATGCGTCGCCAGCCTTGTGGGTGGTATTTGGAATTCTGTGCATATTTCAACTTAAATTCCTATACCTCGTTCTCATTGTGCTCGCAGTGTGTCTCACAGGTTGGAACCTGCACGGGTTCCGGGACTGTGACAAATGGGATCCAGCAGTTAGTAGCACTGAAACCGAGCCGTGGTTTCAGCTACCCAATCTCGCCAGTTTCGAGAACATGGGAAGATTAGCTAGAGTACAGAACTTCTTCCGGTCTGGGTAG
- the RRP8 gene encoding 25S rRNA (adenine645-N1)-methyltransferase (highly similar to uniprot|P38961 Saccharomyces cerevisiae YDR083W) translates to MALFEVEGWDIKTKDVSYDSANAKKENKKKERKDRAKRANERRLEAIKNAESEDEDFEENAEDDGEQVEDEERKPPTPKAEKKAKIEDSEATIQKAEKSAKKSASEPKRASRKRGAEKPEAGGDSEPAQPAKKPLTALQQKMMAKLSGSRFRWINEQLYTISSENALELIKKQPELFDEYHDGFRSQVQSWPENPVDVFVDQFRIRSKKPVNAPGGLPGLPNDKKIVVADMGCGEAQLSLDLKNFFAEANKKSKKHHKKNCVVHSFDLKKVNNRITVADIRNVPLPDGSCTVVVFCLALMGTNFLDFIKEAYRLLAPRGELWIAEIKSRFADREGEEFVNAIKLLGFFHKKTDDTNKMFTRFEFFKPPQEIIEERKAKLERKQRFVEVETEKEELESKRNKTPEGKWLLKPCIYKRR, encoded by the coding sequence ATGGCTCTCTTCGAAGTGGAAGGTTGGGACATCAAGACTAAGGACGTGTCCTATGATAGCGCCAATGCCAAAAaggagaacaagaagaaggaaagaaaagatAGGGCGAAGCGGGCCAATGAGCGAAGGCTAGAGGCTATCAAGAACGCTGAGagcgaagacgaagacttCGAGGAAAATGCCGAGGACGACGGCGAACAAGTGGAGGATGAAGAGCGCAAGCCTCCTACTCCAAAGGCGGAGAAAAAAGCTAAAATCGAAGATTCTGAAGCTACTATTCAAAAGGCCGAGAAAAGCGCGAAGAAAAGTGCCAGCGAGCCCAAGAGGGCGTCCAGAAAGCGTGGCGCGGAGAAGCCTGAGGCTGGCGGAGACTCTGAGCCAGCCCAACCTGCCAAGAAACCTCTAACCGCCCTGCAACAAAAGATGATGGCCAAGCTAAGTGGCTCCAGATTCAGATGGATCAATGAGCAGCTTTATACTATCTCATCCGAGAACGCTCTAGAGCTAATCAAGAAACAGCCTGAACTTTTCGACGAGTACCATGATGGTTTCAGGTCACAGGTGCAGTCGTGGCCTGAAAATCCAGTTGACGTCTTCGTGGATCAGTTTCGCATAAGATCCAAGAAGCCCGTTAACGCCCCTGGCGGATTGCCGGGTTTGCCGAACGATAAGAAGATCGTGGTGGCTGACATGGGCTGCGGTGAAGCTCAACTATCAttggatttgaagaacttcttcGCGGaggccaacaaaaagagcaagaaacACCACAAAAAGAACTGCGTGGTACATAGTtttgacttgaagaaggtcAACAACAGAATCACAGTTGCGGACATTAGGAATGTGCCTCTCCCAGACGGATCCTGCACAGTTGTTGTGTTCTGCCTGGCGCTGATGGGTACGAACTTCCTCGACTTTATCAAAGAGGCTTACAGGCTGCTGGCCCCCCGTGGTGAGCTGTGGATAGCCGAAATCAAATCCAGATTCGCTGACCGGGAGGGAGAGGAGTTCGTCAACGCTATCAAACTTCTAGGCTTCTTCCACAAAAAAACCGACGATACCAACAAAATGTTCACCAGAttcgagttcttcaagccaCCACAAGAGATAATAGAGGAAAGAAAGGCGAAACTAGAGCGGAAACAGAGGTTCGTAGAAGTCGAAACagagaaggaggagcttgagTCGAAGCGGAATAAGACCCCAGAAGGCAAATGGCTGCTGAAGCCCTGTATTTATAAAAGAAGGTAG
- the ATP14 gene encoding F1F0 ATP synthase subunit h (similar to uniprot|Q12349 Saccharomyces cerevisiae YLR295C ATP14 Subunit h of the F0 sector of mitochondrial F1F0 ATP synthase which is a large evolutionarily conserved enzyme complex required for ATP synthesis), with product MFLQAFKTAVPRSVRTFASTRVRSNVIQDLYLREIKSVKLQPVSAKDAEGSVKAWTAPQAPKLPELEAQGPEALKAYAQEDVHVTKTEAESAAESEEQDWLVIEDIEEENHHH from the coding sequence ATGTTCTTgcaagctttcaaaaccgCTGTTCCAAGAAGTGTGCGCACTTTCGCTTCGACCCGTGTCAGATCCAACGTCATCCAGGACTTGTACCTGAGAGAAATCAAGAGCGTCAAGCTCCAGCCTGTAAGCGCCAAGGACGCGGAGGGCAGCGTCAAGGCGTGGACCGCGCCCCAGGCCCCAAAGCTGCCTGAGCTGGAGGCCCAGGGCCCAGAAGCTCTCAAGGCCTACGCGCAGGAAGAtgtgcacgtgaccaagaCCGAGGCCGAGTCCGCCGCTGAGTCGGAGGAGCAGGACTGGCTGGTGATTGAGGACATCGAGGAGGAGAACCACCACCACTGA
- a CDS encoding KLTH0G14828p (conserved hypothetical protein), translating to MSNERDPACILHTNTTNNHPSKEVPSRRADTRTRTAHRMSSRFPSIHDAASYVNEELHRRALLPASQKLRFRSTDDKALQPQLASVNNDRLLINTIHKLLKALDRAEQVPETGPAEAAELPSPKPKPAPARASPPKTKVVKPTSRHTLASLRRYEVTIEQLRDKLRLDGPDLTWQVSPLPEPSAHVTSNKVTRDQDLDATTALLRKLIAHRDGSEKALAAVTEFLQASNSFLYTRCVHNCECSVPPPVAITQKQEKAEEPDLVAPIELAECLGKLQELVDDWHDIAQLL from the coding sequence ATGAGTAACGAGCGAGATCCGGCGTGTATACTACATACGAACACAACCAACAACcatccttcaaaagaagtACCAAGCCGGAGAGCCGACACGCGTACACGAACCGCTCACCGCATGAGCTCTCGCTTTCCAAGCATCCACGATGCCGCCAGCTACGTGAACGAGGAGCTGCACCGCCGCGCACTGCTGCCGGCGTCGCAGAAGCTGCGCTTTCGCTCGACAGACGACAAAGCGCTGCAGCCGCAGCTGGCGAGCGTGAACAACGACAGGTTGTTGATCAATACGATTCACAAGCTACTTAAAGCGCTGGACCGCGCCGAGCAGGTGCCCGAGACGGGTCCCGCAGAGGCCGCGGAGCTGCCATCGCCCAAGCCGAAACCTGCGCCGGCGCGGGCCAGCCCGCCCAAGACCAAAGTTGTCAAACCCACGTCTCGACACACGCTCGCGTCCCTGCGGCGCTACGAGGTCACCATTGAGCAGCTGAGAGACAAGCTGAGGCTCGACGGCCCGGACTTGACATGGCAGGTGTCACCGCTTCCAGAGCCCagcgcgcacgtgacttCCAACAAAGTCACACGTGACCAAGACCTTGACGCCACGACCGCACTGCTCCGGAAGCTCATAGCGCATCGCGATGGCTCCGAGAAAGCGCTGGCCGCTGTGACGGAGTTTCTACAGGCCTCCAACAGCTTTCTGTACACCCGGTGCGTGCACAATTGCGAGTGCAGCGTGCCGCCGCCTGTAGCCATCACGCAAAAGCAGGAAAAGGCGGAAGAGCCGGATTTGGTGGCACCTATTGAGCTAGCGGAATGCTTAGGCAAGTTGCAGGAGTTGGTTGACGACTGGCACGACAtcgcgcagctgctgtGA
- the GSP1 gene encoding Ran GTPase GSP1 (highly similar to uniprot|P32835 Saccharomyces cerevisiae YLR293C GSP1 GTP binding protein (mammalian Ranp homolog) involved in the maintenance of nuclear organization RNA processing and transport regulated by Prp20p Rna1p Yrb1p Yrb2p Yrp4p Yrb30p Cse1p and Kap95p yeast Gsp2p homolog) codes for MSGEVPTFKLVLVGDGGTGKTTFVKRHLTGEFEKKYIATIGVEVHPLSFYTDFGELKFDVWDTAGQEKFGGLRDGYYINAQCGIIMFDVTSRITYKNVPNWHRDLVRVCENIPIVLCGNKVDVKERKVKAKTITFHRKKNLQYYDISAKSNYNFEKPFLWLARKLAGNPQLDFVASPALAPPEVQVDEALMHQYQQEMEQATALPLPDEDDADL; via the coding sequence ATGTCAGGAGAAGTGCCTACTTTCAAATTGGTTTTGGTTGGTGACGGTGGTACCGGTAAGACCACGTTCGTGAAGAGACATTTGACCGGTgagttcgagaagaagtACATCGCGACAATCGGTGTTGAGGTGCACCCTCTATCATTCTACACAGACTTCGGTGAGCTGAAGTTCGACGTCTGGGACACAGCGGGACAGGAGAAGTTCGGTGGTCTGAGAGACGGTTACTACATCAACGCTCAATGTGGTATCATTATGTTCGACGTCACCTCGCGTATCACCTACAAGAACGTGCCTAACTGGCACCGTGACCTGGTGCGTGTGTGTGAGAACATCCCTATCGTGCTGTGTGGTAACAAGGTCGATGTCAAGGAGAGAAAGGTCAAGGCCAAGACCATCACCTTCcacagaaagaagaacttgcaGTACTACGATATCTCTGCCAAGTCCAACTACAACTTCGAGAAGCCTTTCTTGTGGCTAGCCAGAAAGCTGGCCGGTAACCCACAGCTGGACTTCGTCGCCTCCCCAGCCCTGGCTCCTCCAGAGGTCCAGGTCGACGAGGCCTTGATGCATCAGTACCAGCAGGAGATGGAGCAGGCCACTGCTCTGCCCTTGCCTGACGAGGACGACGCCGACTTGTAA